The genomic window ACCTCGGCCCAGCTCGCGTCGTGGGCACGGTCGGCCTGGATGCGCAGGAGCTGCTTCTTGTAGTTCCACTCGTAGAGCGCCTTCGCCTCGTCCAGACCCTCGTAGCACTGGAGGCGGATGAGTCGTGAGCCCGAGATCTGCGCGAGCGCCTTGGCGAGCTCGGTCTTCCCGACGCCGGCAGGACCCTCCACCAGCACCGGCTTCTCCAGCCGGTCTGCCAGGTACACGACGCCGGCGATGTTGGCGTCGGCGAGATAGTCGACCGTGCGCAGCCCCTCGAGGACATCGGACACCGAGTCGAACCGCTGGCCCATCAAATGGCTCCCTCGCTGAACCCCACCGGAAGCGGAGCTTCCGGTGGGGACCCCAAGAGCACGGGCGCCGGGATACCCGGCGCCGCCCCTTCGGGGTCGCTCGTCCGCACGGTCAGGTCACCACCTGGCCGTCGCCCCACACGACGTACTTGTAGGTGGTGAGCTCGCGCAGGCCCATCGGCCCCCGGGCGTGCAGCTTCTGGGTGGAGATGCCGATCTCGGCCCCGAACCCGAACCGCTCCCCGTCGGTGAAGCGCGTCGAGGCGTTGACGATCACGACGGCGGCGTCGATCTCGGCCGTGAAGCGTCGGGCGGCGTC from Actinomycetes bacterium includes these protein-coding regions:
- the proA gene encoding gamma-glutamyl-phosphate reductase (Catalyzes the phosphorylation of L-glutamate during the proline biosynthesis pathway) translates to DAARRFTAEIDAAVVIVNASTRFTDGERFGFGAEIGISTQKLHARGPMGLRELTTYKYVVWGDGQVVT